The proteins below are encoded in one region of Chroococcidiopsis sp. SAG 2025:
- a CDS encoding helix-turn-helix domain-containing protein: protein MDRTTKLIKWKLKEVMARYDIKGVDLAVELDISTNAVSGLRRAKTMPRLDGVQLDLLLNALNKLAKDKPVDEVITHNTLIEYVHDVLVPSSKTSAPFAHTKRKTTKWQGGKPKNQIESSYAVFVYNKPA from the coding sequence ATGGATAGGACAACAAAATTGATCAAGTGGAAACTCAAAGAGGTAATGGCTAGGTATGACATTAAAGGGGTAGATTTAGCAGTGGAGCTAGACATCAGCACTAATGCCGTTTCTGGCTTGCGTAGAGCCAAAACTATGCCCCGTTTAGACGGTGTGCAGTTAGACTTATTGCTCAATGCTCTGAATAAATTGGCAAAAGATAAACCTGTTGATGAGGTGATTACTCACAACACATTAATTGAGTACGTACATGATGTTTTAGTACCTAGCAGCAAAACATCAGCACCTTTTGCACATACCAAACGCAAAACTACGAAATGGCAAGGAGGAAAGCCCAAAAATCAGATCGAGAGTTCTTATGCTGTATTCGTCTATAACAAACCAGCATAA
- a CDS encoding retropepsin-like aspartic protease, whose amino-acid sequence MKFYRLQRNGNLLWLKAAVGGISGETAIFRLLVDTGASYTTLPTRPLESLGYGTTQATQTLRLISASGMMSVPVVSVSWFNCLGIRVEDYSVISYTLPTSSFVDGILGMDFLAGHEATIATATAEIRLPL is encoded by the coding sequence GTGAAATTCTACCGACTGCAACGCAACGGAAATTTACTTTGGCTGAAGGCGGCGGTTGGTGGCATTAGTGGTGAGACGGCAATCTTCCGCCTGTTAGTCGATACAGGCGCAAGTTACACGACGTTGCCGACGAGACCGCTAGAGTCATTAGGATATGGCACAACTCAAGCAACTCAAACCTTGCGTCTAATTTCTGCTAGCGGCATGATGAGCGTGCCGGTTGTTTCAGTCTCTTGGTTTAATTGTTTGGGTATTAGGGTAGAAGATTACTCTGTGATTTCGTACACGCTACCTACTTCTAGTTTTGTGGACGGCATTTTAGGCATGGATTTTCTGGCTGGGCATGAAGCAACGATAGCGACAGCGACAGCAGAAATTCGTCTGCCGCTATGA
- a CDS encoding calcium-binding protein gives MSDIFGTNSNDTLTGTGDRDNLYGLSGDDLLFGLGEDDKLYGGDGADELRGGEGDDLLAGNGNNINDDDRDRLFGDAGNDTLVGEGGNDFLSGGEGNDTLDGAGGRTGDLFGNVSRGSGETDILYGGTGADTFVLGGGSGRKGIGPYYSEGGEQDLAIVLGFDPNEDAIVLSQTASTPATETVEVEYTLGALPEGLPPGTGIYANTPGSLPEQIASLPGIDPTTLDLSADYFQFI, from the coding sequence ATGAGCGATATTTTTGGTACGAATTCCAACGACACTTTGACTGGGACGGGCGATCGCGACAACTTATATGGGTTGTCGGGTGACGATTTGCTCTTTGGACTGGGAGAGGACGACAAGCTCTACGGCGGCGACGGCGCTGACGAGCTGCGCGGCGGCGAGGGCGATGACTTGTTAGCAGGCAATGGCAATAATATTAACGATGACGATCGCGATCGCCTCTTCGGTGATGCTGGCAACGACACTTTAGTTGGCGAGGGAGGCAATGACTTTTTGAGCGGTGGAGAGGGAAATGACACGCTCGATGGCGCTGGTGGCAGAACAGGCGATCTATTCGGTAACGTCAGTCGTGGCAGTGGTGAAACCGACATCCTCTATGGTGGAACGGGAGCCGATACGTTTGTTTTAGGCGGAGGGTCGGGACGCAAGGGAATCGGACCCTACTACAGTGAGGGGGGCGAACAGGACTTGGCGATCGTGTTGGGGTTCGATCCTAACGAAGACGCGATCGTACTGAGCCAAACTGCCTCAACACCTGCAACTGAGACAGTCGAGGTGGAATATACTTTGGGCGCTCTACCGGAAGGCTTGCCACCAGGAACGGGAATCTACGCTAACACCCCAGGTTCCCTGCCAGAACAAATCGCTTCTCTCCCAGGCATTGACCCAACAACTTTGGATTTGAGTGCCGATTACTTTCAGTTTATTTAG
- a CDS encoding Mu transposase C-terminal domain-containing protein: protein MSDRQALRSHPDWYEKAIELAMSPEEFQTWAAAWIVAYEQRPHGRAGIGLEGKSPKDVLEAALAKLNEVIAQGWQKQQIRHERELDFLMMAAPTKDGMRRVGRQGISLGGRLYVASKLGDWIGKRVYVCFSPQDPIRIYVYKSSALTEYVCEAFWREAGQINLAQFAQQAQAVYKLLKQEVKQSRQRGQALLRKIAQDPMSILGQVQEVLPLVQSQLYDYPALSAIVQAIASTQPQKPLPQIFPEQYQAQLAQLEASEAERLVRQQQAIVLNTKLETLLEVWQAGGNCTENSTQILTDLTCYLETTEGKGYLAALTDSIQEEQRFCSWLAGDRSDRAIAIDPNQLLQAVFQQWKQGLEVLLSEREFVAHYIQLPAGKGTLSALAEDKQEQQDFCQWLSQLETVAT from the coding sequence GTGAGCGACCGACAAGCATTGAGAAGTCACCCAGATTGGTATGAAAAAGCGATTGAGTTAGCAATGTCACCAGAAGAGTTTCAAACTTGGGCAGCAGCTTGGATTGTAGCTTACGAGCAGCGACCGCACGGACGAGCGGGGATCGGTCTAGAAGGCAAGTCACCTAAAGATGTTCTGGAAGCCGCGTTAGCGAAGCTTAACGAAGTTATCGCTCAAGGGTGGCAAAAGCAACAGATTCGCCACGAGCGCGAATTAGATTTTTTGATGATGGCAGCACCAACTAAAGATGGAATGCGTCGAGTGGGTCGTCAGGGAATTTCGCTGGGCGGGCGATTGTACGTTGCTAGCAAGTTGGGAGACTGGATTGGTAAACGGGTTTACGTCTGCTTTTCACCCCAAGATCCAATTCGGATCTACGTTTATAAATCGTCCGCTCTCACGGAGTACGTATGTGAAGCCTTTTGGCGGGAAGCTGGGCAGATTAACTTGGCACAATTTGCCCAACAAGCACAAGCTGTCTACAAACTCCTCAAGCAGGAAGTCAAACAATCTCGTCAGCGCGGGCAAGCATTACTACGCAAAATTGCCCAAGATCCTATGTCAATTCTAGGTCAGGTGCAAGAGGTTTTACCGCTAGTTCAGTCTCAACTTTACGACTATCCTGCTTTAAGTGCGATCGTGCAAGCGATCGCTTCAACCCAACCACAGAAGCCGTTACCACAGATATTTCCCGAACAATACCAAGCCCAGTTAGCACAACTAGAAGCATCCGAAGCTGAGCGACTGGTACGACAGCAGCAGGCGATCGTTCTGAATACGAAACTGGAAACGTTATTGGAAGTTTGGCAAGCCGGAGGAAATTGCACCGAAAACTCCACTCAAATCTTGACCGATCTCACTTGCTATTTGGAAACTACCGAGGGCAAAGGATATTTAGCAGCCCTGACTGATTCCATACAAGAGGAACAGCGTTTTTGCTCGTGGCTGGCTGGAGACAGGAGCGATCGCGCAATTGCTATCGATCCAAATCAATTACTCCAAGCAGTGTTCCAACAATGGAAGCAAGGGCTGGAAGTCCTATTGAGCGAGAGAGAATTTGTCGCTCATTACATTCAACTTCCAGCTGGAAAAGGCACGTTGAGTGCTCTAGCAGAAGATAAACAAGAGCAACAAGATTTCTGTCAATGGCTATCTCAGCTAGAAACAGTTGCGACCTAA
- a CDS encoding DUF5710 domain-containing protein: MSNLSAPQLMVKPEVHTLDRVWHYTHDKVLYFQSRQMSHVYLNVRYSQKDVVKQLGARWDAVAKKWYVPKGIALAPFVDWLPAPAITDDSEPKLTVELVPRTCWYSNVRSHISKDNWKKIGRQIFQRAGYRCEVCGGRGNKHPVECHEIWHYDDKNCTQTLVGLTALCPACHECKHMGFANTQGRGEIALTHLAEVNGWSLDWARSYTDRCFEVWAERSQFEWKIDLDYLRQFDIQP; the protein is encoded by the coding sequence ATGTCAAATCTATCTGCACCCCAGTTAATGGTTAAGCCAGAAGTCCACACTCTCGATCGCGTGTGGCATTACACGCACGATAAAGTTTTGTATTTCCAGAGTAGGCAAATGTCGCATGTATATTTGAACGTTCGTTACTCCCAAAAAGATGTTGTAAAACAATTAGGAGCCAGATGGGACGCAGTAGCAAAAAAATGGTATGTCCCAAAAGGGATCGCTCTAGCTCCGTTCGTGGACTGGTTGCCTGCGCCTGCAATAACAGACGATAGTGAGCCAAAACTGACGGTTGAGTTAGTGCCGCGCACCTGCTGGTACTCCAACGTTCGTTCTCACATCTCTAAAGACAATTGGAAAAAAATTGGACGACAGATTTTTCAACGTGCTGGCTATCGTTGTGAAGTCTGCGGCGGACGCGGTAACAAGCACCCAGTCGAGTGCCACGAAATTTGGCATTATGACGACAAAAACTGCACTCAAACGCTAGTCGGACTGACGGCTTTGTGTCCCGCTTGCCACGAATGCAAGCATATGGGGTTTGCCAACACCCAAGGGCGAGGTGAAATCGCGCTCACTCATCTTGCCGAAGTTAATGGTTGGTCTTTAGATTGGGCTAGAAGTTATACCGATCGATGTTTTGAGGTTTGGGCAGAGCGCAGTCAGTTTGAGTGGAAGATCGATTTGGATTATTTGAGGCAATTTGACATTCAACCGTAA
- a CDS encoding IS1 family transposase, with amino-acid sequence MTVLVAIECPHCHSTEVTKYGRSPVGKQRYRCQNADCPYRTFVLTQTYPGRTREVKQQIVEMTLNGSGVRDIARVLHVSPTTVIQELKKLTFLKQVNQKLLQQLEPESVEVEIVRVEEPEEADTKESELDEMWSYVGKKSNPRWLWHAIDRQSGKVLAYVFGRRKDEIFLQLKKLIEPFGIKRYCTDGWGAYERHLPAELHEVGKRKTQRIEQKHLRLRTRIKRLTRKTICFSKTEEMHDIVIGLFINRYEFGLPI; translated from the coding sequence ATGACTGTTTTGGTAGCAATTGAATGTCCTCACTGTCACAGCACAGAGGTGACTAAATACGGCCGCTCACCAGTAGGCAAACAACGTTATCGCTGCCAAAATGCTGATTGTCCTTACCGCACTTTCGTTCTGACTCAAACTTATCCGGGAAGGACACGAGAAGTCAAGCAGCAGATTGTGGAGATGACGCTCAACGGTAGTGGAGTGAGAGATATTGCGCGGGTGTTGCACGTCAGTCCCACAACAGTCATTCAGGAATTAAAAAAACTCACTTTCCTCAAGCAAGTGAACCAGAAGCTTCTACAGCAGCTAGAACCTGAGAGTGTGGAGGTAGAGATTGTCCGAGTTGAAGAGCCGGAAGAAGCTGATACTAAAGAGTCAGAACTGGACGAGATGTGGAGCTATGTCGGCAAAAAGAGCAACCCGAGGTGGTTATGGCATGCCATCGACCGCCAAAGTGGAAAAGTCTTAGCTTACGTGTTTGGTCGCCGAAAAGATGAAATTTTTCTCCAACTTAAGAAGCTAATAGAACCATTTGGAATCAAGCGGTATTGTACAGATGGATGGGGAGCTTATGAGCGACATCTACCAGCAGAGCTTCACGAAGTAGGTAAGCGCAAAACTCAGAGAATTGAACAAAAGCACTTGAGATTAAGGACAAGAATTAAACGGCTAACTCGTAAGACTATCTGTTTTTCCAAAACCGAGGAGATGCACGACATAGTTATAGGTTTATTCATCAACCGCTACGAGTTTGGTTTACCAATTTGA
- a CDS encoding site-specific DNA-methyltransferase yields the protein MQNTVFHGDAQTVLQHFPDETFDTCITSPPYFRLRKYLSNDCPDRKFEIGTQTSVRAYVDALVAVCGRVKKVLKSEGTFWLNIGDSYANSCQLEIIKSKELCLIPQRLVIALQESGWWVRQDIIWHKGNPMPESVKDRCTRSHEYIFLLTKSPQYYFNADAIREPHLTESNIRNKRNENWGDKAQLSSIGKGRREWNHPLGRNKRSVWQINVVPGYAREHFASFPPLIPKMCILAGCPENGVVLDPFAGTGTTLRVAQQLGRRAVGIELSKEYCRVISRRCQIDVKSICTPVNG from the coding sequence ATGCAGAATACTGTATTTCACGGTGATGCTCAAACGGTACTGCAACATTTTCCTGACGAAACCTTTGATACTTGTATCACCTCTCCGCCTTATTTCCGGCTTCGCAAATATCTGAGCAACGATTGCCCTGACCGAAAGTTTGAAATTGGCACGCAAACTTCGGTTCGGGCTTATGTGGATGCGCTTGTTGCGGTCTGCGGTCGCGTCAAAAAAGTGTTGAAAAGTGAGGGAACTTTCTGGCTCAACATCGGCGATAGCTATGCCAACAGTTGTCAACTAGAAATTATTAAATCTAAAGAGCTATGCCTGATTCCACAGCGATTGGTAATCGCATTGCAAGAATCCGGTTGGTGGGTGAGACAGGACATAATTTGGCACAAAGGCAATCCCATGCCCGAATCGGTCAAAGACCGTTGTACCCGCTCGCACGAGTACATATTTTTACTAACAAAGTCACCCCAATATTACTTCAATGCCGATGCGATTAGAGAGCCGCACCTCACTGAATCAAATATCCGCAACAAGCGTAATGAAAATTGGGGTGACAAAGCCCAGCTCTCTTCAATTGGTAAAGGCAGGCGAGAATGGAACCATCCTTTGGGGCGCAATAAAAGATCTGTTTGGCAGATTAATGTCGTTCCTGGTTACGCTCGCGAACATTTTGCAAGTTTTCCGCCCCTAATTCCCAAGATGTGCATTTTAGCTGGTTGTCCCGAAAACGGCGTAGTTTTAGACCCATTTGCTGGAACTGGAACTACATTACGAGTAGCGCAACAACTAGGGAGAAGAGCTGTCGGGATCGAGCTATCGAAAGAGTACTGTCGGGTGATTTCTCGCCGCTGCCAGATAGATGTCAAATCTATCTGCACCCCAGTTAATGGTTAA
- a CDS encoding ATP-binding protein, with amino-acid sequence MRHKLVKVKNIISLASAFQESKHSASAVPRMGLLYGFTGIGKTTATAWLVNKENGIYVRATSVWSPSAMLQEILLELSVDPPSLPAKMLTAIKEQMKLRKRPLFIDEADYLFHNPKMLQVARDIHDLTELPVWLIGIDGVEKKIANRKIVAGRISQWVKFQPCDFEDTRLLAQELCEIEIHEDLLVKLHELSNGSIRLITVGLSRVEAFTKAQRWQSITAGQWSGRPFFLSRQM; translated from the coding sequence ATGAGACACAAGTTAGTCAAAGTCAAAAACATCATCAGTCTTGCCAGTGCCTTTCAAGAATCGAAACATAGCGCCTCAGCAGTGCCTCGCATGGGCTTGCTTTACGGCTTTACCGGAATTGGCAAAACGACTGCTACTGCTTGGCTGGTGAATAAAGAAAACGGTATTTACGTTAGAGCGACTTCCGTTTGGAGTCCCAGCGCCATGCTACAAGAAATTCTGCTCGAATTGTCTGTCGATCCTCCGAGTCTACCCGCCAAAATGCTGACGGCGATTAAAGAGCAAATGAAATTACGCAAACGACCTTTGTTTATCGATGAGGCGGATTATCTGTTCCATAATCCAAAAATGTTGCAAGTAGCACGGGACATCCACGACCTTACTGAACTTCCGGTTTGGTTGATTGGGATTGACGGTGTGGAGAAGAAAATCGCCAATCGCAAAATAGTCGCGGGACGGATTTCTCAATGGGTAAAGTTTCAACCCTGCGACTTCGAGGATACGCGCTTATTAGCTCAAGAACTTTGTGAAATCGAGATCCATGAGGATTTGCTAGTCAAGCTACACGAGTTATCGAATGGTAGTATTCGCTTGATTACAGTAGGTTTAAGTCGAGTAGAAGCTTTTACTAAGGCACAGAGATGGCAATCTATTACTGCTGGGCAATGGAGCGGACGACCATTTTTTCTGTCTCGACAAATGTAG
- a CDS encoding type II toxin-antitoxin system HicA family toxin — protein sequence MKVRKLIRLLSQDGWYLVATKGSHYQFKHSTKPGKVTVPVHESKDVPTGTVGKICKDARICANVRSPIKRF from the coding sequence GTGAAAGTGAGAAAACTAATTCGACTACTCAGCCAGGATGGTTGGTATTTAGTCGCCACTAAAGGCAGCCACTACCAGTTCAAGCACTCAACAAAACCAGGAAAAGTTACGGTTCCCGTCCACGAGTCCAAGGACGTTCCGACTGGGACTGTCGGGAAAATCTGTAAAGATGCGCGAATATGTGCAAACGTGCGCTCGCCGATTAAGCGTTTCTAA
- a CDS encoding DoxX family protein, which produces MTMIQTKPTLLSGILQSTASESRAFQIVWTFFRALVGLLMIHNGFSKLADVQGFANGVVSFIGFPYPRFFTYCAAYAEIVSSILLALGLFTRLNALTLLFTMLTAVSFHLKKDGWQIPPLETASLYAMWFGFFLVNGGGLFSLDTAIARWLRKS; this is translated from the coding sequence ATGACTATGATTCAAACGAAACCAACGTTACTGAGCGGTATTCTGCAATCCACAGCGAGCGAAAGCCGCGCTTTTCAGATTGTTTGGACGTTTTTTCGAGCATTGGTAGGCTTATTAATGATCCATAACGGATTTAGCAAGCTGGCGGATGTGCAGGGTTTTGCCAATGGGGTTGTGAGTTTTATTGGCTTTCCATACCCGAGATTTTTTACCTATTGTGCTGCCTACGCGGAAATTGTGAGTTCTATTCTGCTAGCACTTGGATTATTCACTCGGCTGAATGCCTTGACATTGTTATTCACAATGCTAACTGCTGTCAGTTTCCATCTCAAAAAAGATGGCTGGCAGATTCCACCGCTGGAAACGGCTTCGCTCTATGCCATGTGGTTTGGCTTCTTCCTGGTCAATGGTGGGGGGTTATTCTCCCTAGATACGGCGATCGCACGATGGCTGAGGAAATCATGA
- a CDS encoding transposase family protein, producing the protein MRQFRERHPQKWTMYMDAKSAKSTTPAFGSRSGGVKRPNQVWEMDSFWNDVVLKYKCPLTETVTAKRYSLIGCIDLYTRRALLLLSDTSKAEAICQLLATAIIKWGVPEEVRTDRGKEYLSRRVQRFLSNLGVKTSRCLPKHPEQKAFIERFIHTF; encoded by the coding sequence ATGCGACAATTTCGCGAACGACATCCCCAAAAGTGGACGATGTATATGGATGCGAAGAGTGCTAAAAGCACAACTCCAGCTTTTGGCTCTCGTTCTGGGGGAGTCAAGCGCCCAAATCAAGTTTGGGAAATGGATAGCTTTTGGAACGATGTCGTGCTCAAATACAAATGCCCACTAACTGAAACTGTAACAGCCAAACGCTACTCTCTGATTGGCTGTATCGACCTGTACACGCGACGGGCATTGTTGTTGCTCTCAGATACCAGCAAGGCAGAAGCCATTTGCCAGTTGTTAGCTACAGCAATTATCAAATGGGGCGTACCAGAAGAAGTCCGCACCGATCGCGGCAAGGAATATCTCAGCCGCCGAGTCCAACGATTTTTGTCAAACTTAGGCGTGAAAACCAGTCGCTGCTTGCCCAAACATCCAGAACAGAAAGCTTTTATCGAGCGATTCATCCATACATTCTAA
- a CDS encoding helix-turn-helix transcriptional regulator, producing the protein MKVKRSIEKYAPGLGAKIRQARKSDKRSVETLCGLAEVSRVYWYDIENENIRDALPEETLRRIEKVLGVDLGVNFEEAIAS; encoded by the coding sequence ATGAAGGTAAAGCGGAGTATTGAAAAATATGCTCCTGGGTTAGGAGCAAAAATTCGTCAGGCGAGAAAATCTGATAAACGCTCGGTTGAAACACTGTGTGGCTTAGCAGAAGTTTCTCGTGTTTATTGGTATGACATTGAGAACGAAAATATTAGGGACGCTTTACCAGAAGAGACTTTACGCAGGATTGAAAAAGTTCTGGGTGTCGATCTAGGCGTTAATTTTGAGGAGGCGATAGCCTCATGA
- a CDS encoding element excision factor XisH family protein: MRYSWKWIEISNHFNFDREGRKIAVEVKSFLAPSRISEFYVALGQFLTYRLGLQQQEPERTLYLAVPLEVYETFFSLELVEAAIGQYQVNLIVYSPETEEIQRWQ; this comes from the coding sequence ATGAGATACAGTTGGAAATGGATCGAGATCTCAAACCATTTCAATTTCGACAGAGAGGGCAGAAAGATTGCCGTTGAAGTTAAAAGTTTCCTTGCTCCCTCTAGAATCTCGGAATTTTATGTAGCTTTGGGGCAATTTCTCACCTATCGCTTAGGCTTACAGCAACAGGAGCCAGAGCGGACTTTGTACTTGGCAGTTCCCTTGGAAGTTTACGAAACCTTTTTTTCACTGGAGTTGGTAGAAGCTGCAATTGGGCAGTATCAAGTCAATTTGATTGTTTATAGTCCAGAGACTGAGGAGATTCAAAGATGGCAGTAG
- a CDS encoding XisI protein, translated as MAVEQYRSYIQQLLGQHARHQAAGDEVEAQTIFDPQNDRYLLVHVGWHGSHRIYGCVLHLEIKDGKIWIQQDGTEVGIANELTELGVPKEDLVLGFQSPFMRKFTEFAVS; from the coding sequence ATGGCAGTAGAGCAGTACCGCAGCTATATTCAACAGCTTCTTGGGCAACACGCTCGGCATCAAGCAGCTGGCGATGAAGTAGAAGCACAAACAATTTTTGATCCACAAAACGATCGTTATCTTCTAGTTCATGTTGGCTGGCATGGCAGTCATCGCATTTATGGATGCGTTTTACACCTTGAGATTAAAGATGGAAAAATTTGGATACAGCAGGATGGTACAGAAGTGGGCATTGCCAACGAACTCACCGAACTTGGCGTTCCCAAAGAAGATCTCGTGCTGGGGTTTCAATCACCATTCATGCGAAAGTTCACGGAATTTGCCGTTAGTTGA